The nucleotide sequence CACGTGATCCCACCACGTGGCTCTGACAGGGCTTCCAAAGCACAGTGTTCTGCCCCAGAGGGGCAGCCACGGTGATGGTCATCCCTCAGTGCCTCCCAGAGTGCTCTGCTCTCTGGGGCTGGAAGCCAGCAAGCTCTATTTCCCAGGTTCCCCTGCCAGTTTGGGTGTAGCGGGAATCTGGTGGGAGacaagagaggaaggagaaagcagcATCTGGGTCCTCACAGGAGTTTGAGGCGTATCACCCACCACAGTCGTCATGGAGAAAGGGTGGCTGTGGACCTCAGCAGCCAGGCCAGAGCCAGACTGTCTGTTTTCATCTAGATCTGACTGCTCCCATGTCCCCAAGAGCACCCAGCAGGAGCTGGCTTCAGGCTTCTCATCTCAGGGGgggcctcccttcttcccttttgcTTCTTCAGCTCTTCCATCACGGCTGTTGTGACCAGTTCCCTGCATTCAGTTCCACTTGCCCACCCCCCGTCTGAAGCTCTCAAGgggtttctttctgctttcttgactggATGTGACTGTCACAGTCCTGAGCAGATAACTGGGAATAACTGGAGCCTCAGCACACTGTGAACTTGAGCCACTGAAGAAGAAACTCttaagtttttgcttttctttttgaacCTCTTAAAATCAACTCCCTTGTCACTTTAGCGGGTTAGAGCTGGTACCAGCCAACTGTTTTGGAGAAGCGaggcccagaggaggaggagagggagggtgcCTGTCCAGGGCCTTTCACCACCCCGCCCTTCATACTTACCTTTTCCTGTTTAGCAGTAGGGTCTAGCATGAGGGTCCCATCAGAGTCCAGAGCACAAGTGACCCCACAGAAGAGGGCCCGCATGGGCACACCAGCGTCCACCAGGGCCATGCAGGCGGCATTCAGGCAACAGGCCAGGAGCCACAGGCAGTGgttaagtttcttttttcatcttttgtttttctttgaccACACTATgtggcttgtggcatcttagttcccccaccagcgactgaacccaggccctcagcagttacagcgcagagtcccaaccactggatcgccagtgGATGttaagagtttctactgaaagttGGTCAGCAGAACACATCCATGCCTCCGGTTCACCAGGCCAGTGCCATGAACACCAGACATCTAATTGATCACAGAAAGGCAGAGTAATCCTGGGATCTAGTATCCTTGGGTTCCAAACCTGAACTGCCACcctaagctgtgtgaccttgaacaagctaCTTactctctctgagtctcagtcagGGATCACAAGGATACTTAGCAGGTATGCACCTTCAGGGAAACAAAGGTGAGAAGCCTTTCAAGATAAAACAAGGAGGCAGTGGCAGAACCAGGCCCGGGGCTGGGGAATTGAGCAAGCAGTGCTAGCTGGCGACAGGCTAGCGGGATGACAGAGGGAGGAGTCAGTGTCCTCAGGGAGCCGGCAGTCCCAGGGAGAGGTGTGGCCCTGGCCCTGTGCAAGGTGAGCACAGGCCTGAGTCAGACAGCCAGCCCCAGCTCAGTTTCCTCAAGTCTCTCCTCCCCAGGGCCCAGCTTTACAGTCAGCCAGCCCCACCTCTGCCACTgaccctccactatctcccatcTGTGAAGTGGGTTCACAGTGCTCCTCTTCCCCCATCTGTGAAGTTATCTGCCCAACGCAGGGCCACACACATCCACAAAGCTGTCTAGAAATGCCCATTTCTGGGCCTCTGCCTCTTGCACCCAAACCGCAGCCACATTCCAAGGCTGAGCTGCCGAACCAAAGGCTCTGCCTGCTCGGGGCTCCTGCACTTGTTGAGCCTCAAATCCAAGCTCAGGGTCAGAAATGAGGTCAAAGCcataggctctggagtcagatggGCCTGTGTGTGAATTCAGCCTCTGCTGccttccagctgtgtgaccttgggtaagcgACCTCCCCTCTCttggccttggtttcctcacctgaaaCATGAGACCAGGACCCAGCTGCTAGGGGCCTTGAGCTCTAGAACCACATGGCTTGGGCTTATGTCCTGGCACTGCCAGTTACTGGAAGTGTGAGTTGTCCGTGCTGTATAAATTGCCTGACACAGTAAACGCTCAAGCCGTGTTTGCTGTTCCTACAAGTTGACATCTGTCAAGCAGACTAGGAGAGGGTGTGTACATGGCCATCGGCAAGGAGGGCAATCAGTGAGATTctggaggacttcctggaggaaaggATACAGAGCCAGCATCGCTGACGACCTGCAGTACCACAGTTATGGAGGTGCGGGGGTGCAGCGCTCCCAGCACCACCGCTTCGCATGTGTTTCTGATCAGCCGCTCCCGGCTCTTCTCCGCTACGCCTGCGGAAATCAGGGGTGGGTTTGGGCTGTCAGGCTCTTCCTGTCCAGCTGGCTCACCTGTCTCCATATGCCCCACCCAAGCCTCCAGAAAAGGGCCTGCAGTCTTGGCCCGGGAAGAATTTGCGGGAATGAGAGAGGAGTCCcagtgggagggaggcagggcctAACTGCCACCCACTTAATGCCTGCCACCTCCAGCGCCCACCAAGGGAGCCTCCCAGGGGAGGAGAACCTCAGAGCTCTCCCATGTCCAGTGCTGCTGTCCATTCCCATCCCAGTGCACCCAGCCCTGGGGAGTGAGGGGGGCAGAGAGTAAAAGGGTGGAAAAACAGATTAATGGAAAGGAGGAGAGATGGAGCCAGgaaagaagggggtggggggagagaagatggagagagagagggagaaaagtgaTAGAGACGTACAGGCAGAGAGCTGGAGAAGAAGAAACAGCTGAGGGGAGCTGAGAGGAGGAGTGGAGACCAGAAAGGGCAGTGACGGGGACACCGGGCGCAAGGAACAGTTACCAGGCAGTCCGGTCTTCGGCCTCAGGATCACTTCCAGCGTGGCCTTGTTGAAGATCTCTTTGCTGATCTTCACCTCGGCTGGCCCATACACGCCGGCCAGGACAGAGGTATCCCCTGGGGAGAAAGCATGGGCGAGCTCACCTGCATGTTCCCTGCCTCTGGGGTCTGACATGAGGCACTTAACATTGTGGGCCCTGAGCTGGGTGGCCAGGGGTCCCCACGTCACCCTCACTCTGGCCCACCCCTTGTTAGCAGTGATTCCTTAAGCATTTGCTTCATGTCTCTGCCtctacttcctcatctgtaaaatgaggatgactATAGTAcgttcctgggacttccctggtggtccactggctaagactgaGCTCCCAACACAGAGGGCCTGGGtgcaacccctggtcagggaactagatcccacacgctacagctaagagtttgcatgctgggactaagacccggtgcagccaaaaaaaaaaaccaaaaaccaacgCAAACACCTACAGGACATCTTTCAcagctatgaggattaaatgagataaaaagagaaatacttaggatgctgcctgctaagttgctgaGTGCCCAAAGAACTTTAGCTACTATTAATAACTTTAACAGGAAGTTCTTCCTGAGTGCTAACCTTCCTCCTTCTTACTGCTGCTGGTCCCAACTTCTCCTTCCAAAGCTTCCCCCAGGCCAAGTTCTCTTCCCTCTGGCTCACATCCCCAGATTCTGCAGCACTCAGGACACCTGAGAA is from Bos indicus isolate NIAB-ARS_2022 breed Sahiwal x Tharparkar chromosome 18, NIAB-ARS_B.indTharparkar_mat_pri_1.0, whole genome shotgun sequence and encodes:
- the EXOSC5 gene encoding exosome complex component RRP46, giving the protein MEGEMQTESKIRADSGTEPGPRVPGCSLRHFACEQNLLSRPDGSASFLQGDTSVLAGVYGPAEVKISKEIFNKATLEVILRPKTGLPGVAEKSRERLIRNTCEAVVLGALHPRTSITVVLQVVSDAGSLLACCLNAACMALVDAGVPMRALFCGVTCALDSDGTLMLDPTAKQEKEARAVLTFALDSVERKLLMSTTKGLYSDTELQQCLAAAQTASTHVFRFYRESLQRRYSKS